One window of Prionailurus bengalensis isolate Pbe53 chromosome B1, Fcat_Pben_1.1_paternal_pri, whole genome shotgun sequence genomic DNA carries:
- the RHOBTB2 gene encoding rho-related BTB domain-containing protein 2, whose protein sequence is MDSDMDYERPNVETIKCVVVGDNAVGKTRLICARACNATLTQYQLLATHVPTVWAIDQYRVCQEVLERSRDVVDDVSVSLRLWDTFGDHHKDRRFAYGRSDVVVLCFSIANPNSLHHVKTMWYPEIKHFCPRAPVILVGCQLDLRYADLEAVNRARRPLARPIKPNEILPPEKGREVAKELGIPYYETSVVAQFGIKDVFDNAIRAALISRRHLQFWKSHLRNVQRPLLQAPFLPPKPPPPIIVVPDPPSSSEECPAHLLEDPLCADVILVLQERVRIFAHKIYLSTSSSKFYDLFLMDLSEGELGGPSGPGGPRPEDHRGHPDHHYHHHHHHHHGRDFLLRAASFDVCESVEEGGGSGPAGLRASTSDGILRGNGTGYLPGRGRVLSSWSRAFVSIQEEMAEDPLTYKSRLMVVVKMDNSIQPGPFRAVLKYLYTGELDENERDLMHIAHIAELLEVFDLRMMVANILNNEAFMNQEITKAFHVRRTNRVKECLAKGTFSDVTFILDDGTISAHKPLLISSCDWMAAMFGGPFVESSTREVVFPYTSKSCMRAVLEYLYTGMFTSSPDLDDMKLIILANRLCLPHLVALTEQYTVTGLMEATQMMVDIDGDVLVFLELAQFHCAYQLADWCLHHICTNYNNVCRKFPRDMKAMSPENQEYFEKHRWPPVWYLKEEDHYQRARKEREKEDYLHLKRQPKRRWLFWNSPSSPSSSAASSSSPSSSSAVV, encoded by the exons ATGGATTCTGACATGGATTATGAAAGGCCAAACGTAGAGACCATCAAGTGCGTTGTGGTGGGAGACAACGCGGTGGGCAAGACCAGACTCATCTGTGCCCGGGCCTGCAATGCCACGCTCACCCAGTACCAGCTGCTTGCCACCCATGTGCCCACGGTTTGGGCCATCGACCAGTATCGGGTGTGCCAGGAG GTGCTGGAACGCTCCAGAGATGTGGTAGATGATGTCAGCGTCTCCCTCCGCCTCTGGGACACCTTTGGAGACCACCACAAAGACCGCCGCTTTGCTTATGGGAG ATCCGATGTGGTGGTTCTGTGCTTCTCCATTGCCAACCCCAATTCCCTCCACCATGTCAAGACCATGTGGTACCCAGAAATCAAGCACTTCTGCCCCCGAGCACCTGTCATCTTGGTGGGCTGCCAGCTGGACCTGCGCTATGCTGACCTGGAGGCCGTCAATAGGGCCAGGCGACCCTTGGCTAG GCCCATCAAGCCCAATGAGATCCTTCCCCCAGAGAAGGGTCGGGAGGTAGCCAAGGAGCTGGGCATCCCCTACTACGAGACCAGCGTGGTGGCCCAGTTCGGCATCAAGGACGTCTTTGACAACGCCATCCGCGCCGCACTCATCTCCCGCCGGCACCTGCAGTTCTGGAAATCCCACCTCCGCAATGTGCAGCGGCCTCTGCTGCAGGCGCCCTTCTTGCCTCCCAAGCCGCCTCCCCCCATCATCGTGGTGCCAGATCCCCCCTCCAGCAGCGAGGAGTGCCCCGCCCACCTCCTGGAGGACCCGCTGTGCGCGGATGTCATACTGGTGCTGCAGGAGCGGGTGCGCATCTTTGCCCACAAGATCTacctctccacctcctcctccaagTTCTACGACCTGTTCCTCATGGACCTGAGTGAGGGGGAGCTGGGGGGCCCCTCGGGGCCAGGGGGCCCCCGCCCAGAGGACCACCGGGGTCACCCTGatcaccactaccaccatcaccaccaccaccaccatggccGGGACTTTCTGCTTCGGGCGGCCAGCTTTGACGTATGCGAGAGCGTGGAGGAGGGCGGGGGCTCGGGTCCTGCTGGGCTCCGCGCCTCAACCAGCGATGGGATCTTGCGGGGCAATGGAACAGGGTATCTGCCAGGGAGGGGTCGAGTACTGTCTTCCTGGAGCCGAGCTTTTGTGAGCATCCAGGAGGAGATGGCTGAAGATCCTCTGACCTACAAATCCCGGCTGATGGTGGTGGTAAAAATGGACAACTCCATCCAGCCGGGGCCCTTCCGGGCTGTTCTCAAGTACCTGTACACCGGGGAGCTGGATGAGAACGAGCGGGACCTCATGCACATCGCCCACATTGCTGAACTGCTTGAGGTCTTTGATTTACGCATGATGGTGGCCAACATTCTCAACAATGAGGCcttcatgaaccaagagatcactAAGGCCTTCCATGTCCGTCGGACCAACCGGGTTAAGGAGTGCTTGGCAAAGGGCACCTTCTCAG ATGTGACTTTCATCCTGGATGATGGCACCATCAGCGCCCATAAGCCCCTGTTGATTTCCAGCTGTGACTGGATGGCTGCCATGTTTGGGGGGCCATTTGTGGAGAGTTCCACCAGGGAG GTGGTGTTTCCTTACACGAGCAAGAGCTGCATGAGGGCAGTGCTGGAATACCTCTACACGGGCATGTTCACCTCCAGTCCCGACCTGGACGACATGAAGCTCATCATCTTGGCCAACCGCCTCTGCCTGCCACACTTGGTTGCCCTCACAG AGCAGTACACAGTGACCGGGCTGATGGAAGCAACTCAGATGATGGTGGACATTGATGGAGATGTCCTTGTGTTCCTCGAACTGGCTCAG TTCCACTGTGCGTACCAGTTGGCCGACTGGTGTCTTCACCACATCTGCACCAATTACAACAACGTGTGCCGCAAGTTCCCGCGAGACATGAAGGCCATGTCCCCAG